GGAAAACGGCAGACAATACCGGCAAAAATGATCAGGGAAATACCATTGCCAACGCCATTTTCAGTGATCTGCTCCCCAAGCCACATGATCAGAACCGTTCCGGCCGTCAATGTCAGGATCGTTATGATCCGAAACGACCATCCCGCAGCCAGGACAACGGGAGCCCCGGTGGGACTGGACATACTTTCAAGTCCAATGGCAATGCCAAGTCCCTGTACCAGGGTGATGAGAACGGTACCATACCTGGTGTACTGGGTGATTTTTTTCCGGCCTGCCTCGCCTTCTTCCTTGCTGAGCCGCTTGAGATCCGGGCTGACCACGGTCAAAAGCTGAATGATGATCGAAGCCGAAATATAGGGCATGATCCCCAAGGCAAAGACCGAGAGATTCCGCAGGCCACCACCGGAAAACATGTCGAAAAGGCCGAACAACGTGTTCTGAGCATTGGCAAAGAAATCGGACAGGGCATTTCCATCAACACCCGGAATGGGCAAATGAATGCCCACCCGATAAATTGCCAGAAAGAGAAAGGTGAACAGTAATCTTCGTTTAAGTTCCTGAACGCCGCTATTCATTGATGCCGACATAATGACCTATCCTTCAAGTGCCGTGGCTTTGCCCCCGGCCTGAGTGATCTTTTCCGCAGCTTTCTTGGAAAAGGCATGCGCAGTAATGGTCACGGGACCGGAAAGTTCGCCATCAGCAAGAATCTTGATGGGAGCGTTCTTGTTGCAACAGGAACATGTATACAGATCATCCAGGGTCAATTCGGTGGCCTCGGGAAAGTGACGGCTGATCTGATACAGGTTGATGGTTTGATACTTCACACGAAAGGGATTCTTGAAACCACGCTTGGGAAGCCGACGCTGCAAAGGCATCTGTCCGCCTTCAAAACCAGGGCGAACTCCACCACCGGAGCGGGCATTCTGTCCCTTGTTTCCCTTTCCGCTGGTACATCCCTGACCAGTGGCAGAACCGCGGCCGACACGTTTGCGCTGGGCACGCTGCTCTGGATATGGATACAGTTCATGTAAATTCATTACTTTACAACCTCTACTAAATGACGAACACGTTTAATCATTCCCAGTGTACAGGAATTATCCGGAAGCTCGTTGGTGGAATCGATCTTGCCGAGTCCCAGAGCCCTGACAGTCTTTCTTTGTCGTGGATTGCACCCGATAATACTTTTGACAAGTCTGACCTTGATCATGAAAACACCTATTTGCGAGTGATGGTTATTTTCTTCCCACGAATATTGCTCACTTCCTCGGCCCCCCGAAGTCCTTCGAGACCGGCAAAGGTGGCTCGCAATACATTGTGTGGGTTGTTCGTGCCAATAGCCTTGGTCAAGATATCGTGCACCCCAACAGCTTCCATGATGGCACGCACGGGTCCGCCAGCAATGATGCCGGTACCCTTGGAGGCAGGCTTGAGCAGGACACGACCAGCACCAAAGATCCCGGTCGTCTGGTAAGGGATGGTCCCCTCGATGAGGGAAATCTTCTTCATGGCGCGCTTGGCACGATCGGAAGCCTTTTTAATGGCATCGGGAACCTGATTGGCCTTACCCAGACCATACCCGACGCTCCCATTTCCATCTCCTACGACGACAAGTGCACTGAAGCTGAAGCGACGACCGCCCTTGACAACCTTGGCGACCCTGTTGAGATAAACGACTTTTTCGATAAATTCGCTCTCGGTTGGCTGCATGAATGACCTCTATTAAAATTTTAAACCGGCTTCGCGTGCACTGTCTGCAAAAGCCTTGACTTTACCATGAAATACATACCCGTTCCTGTCGAAAACAACGGCAGAAATATCCTGCTTCAAGGCTTCTTCGGCAATGCGCTTGCCAATGACCTTGGCGGTCTCGATATTGGCGCTACCGTTCTTGAATTCGTCCATGGCCAAGGAAGAAGAGGAAACCAGTGTGGTACCGGCATCATCATTGATCAGCTGGGCATAGATATGCTTGTTCGAACGGAATACCACGAGACGCGGTCTCTCTGCGGTACCGAAAATTTTCTTCCGGATACGGATTTTTCTTTTTAATCTCGCTTGTCTCTTGCTAGATTTCATCGATTTACCTACTTAGCGCCGGATTTGCCGGCCTTGCGGCGGATCTGTTCGTTAACATACTTGATCCCCTTGCCCTTGTACGGCTCCGGAGGACGGACCCTTCTGATCTGAGCGGCTGTTTCGCCAACCAACTGCTTGTCACATCCGGACAGGGAAATCTTGTTACCCTCAACCTTGCCATCAACTCCCTGGGGAAGCGTAAAATGCACAGGGTGGGAGTAACCAACATTAAGTTCGAGATCAGAGCCCTTGAGGTTGACCTTGTATCCAACACCGACCAGTTCGAGCTCTTTGACAAACCCTTTTGAAACGCCTTCAATGGCATTGTGGATCAAAGAGCGACACAGTCCATGGTGGCACTTGCTGGTTTTTTCATCATCGTCGCGAGACAGCGTCACACTGCCATCGACCAGCTCGGCATGGATCTTTTCATGAAGATCAACCGTCAAGGTCCCCTTTGGTCCTTTTACCTCTACCAAGTGTTCCTTGACGTTCAAATCTACATCCTTGGGAACATCTATCGGCTTTCTACCAATTCTTGACATAGTTTCCTCACTACCAGATTTCGCAGAGGAGTTCTCCGCCGATTCCCAATTCCTTGGCCTTGCCGCCCTCCATGATACCCTGTGAGGTGGAAAGGATACAGATGCCAAGGCCATTCTGAACAGCCGGGATATCCGCTTTGCCGACATAAACGCGACGGCCTGGCTTGCTGATACGCTTGAGACCGGAAAATGCCGGCCGCCCTTCATGATACTTCAAACGGATATCAATGGAATTATCCGTGATTTCATAATCCTGAACATATCCCTCATCCTTGAAAATGGCGACCATGGCTGCCTTGGTTTTACTCAGCGGGGCAGACACTGTCTCATGGAGCGCCATTTGTGCATTGCGGATTCTGGTCAGGATATCTGCGATTGGATCTACTACTGACATATGCACATTCCTCGTTTACCAGCTAGATTTACGGACGCCGGGGAGCTCACCGGCCAAAGCCATGTTGCGGAAGCAGATGCGGCAGATCCCGTATTTACGCATGTAGGCACGCGGCCTCCCGCACAAAGGGCACCTGTTATATTTGCGTGTCGAAAATTTTGGCTTCCGCTTCGCTTTGACCCTTAATGATGTCTTTGCCAAAATACTCCTCCTTTATTTCTTGAAAGGCATACCGAGCAAGTCTAACAAACGCTTGCCTTCCTTGTCGGTGGTTGCGGAAGTCACAATGGTAATGTTCATGCCCTTCACTCGGTCAACATCATCCATGTTGATTTCAGGGAAAATCGTGTGGTCCTTGATCCCAAGGGTAAAATTTCCCCTTCCATCAAAACCCTTGTCAGGTATCCCGCGGAAATCTCTCACCCGTGGAAGAGCAACATTCAAGAGCTTGTCAAGAAAATACCACATTCTCTCCCGACGCAATGTAACACAGCACCCAATGGGCTGGCCCTCACGCAGTTTGAACGCAGCGATAGACTTTTTGGCCCTGGTCACAACAGCCTTCTGACCAGCAATCAAGCTCAATTCCTTTGCAGCATCCTGAATCAGTTTATTATCCTGGCTACCTTCGCCAAGACCCATGTTCAATGAAACAAACTTCAGACCGGGTACCTGCATTGTTGAGGAATAATTAAATTCCTTTTTCAATTCCGGGGCTACTTTTGTTGTATAAATTTCACTCAGTCGCGTCATTATAGTCCCCTAACTCATCACTTCGTTACATTTCTTGCAGTAACGAACTTTTTTTCCGCCATCAGCTATCTTGTAACCAACCCTGGTTGGTTTGGTGCAGGATTCACATATAAGCTGGACGTTCGAAACATGCAGGGGGGCTTCCTTGTCTACGATCCCACCCTGTTCATTCTTGTACGGGTTGGGTTTGACATGGCGTTTGACCATGTTCACGTTTTCAACAAGGAGAAGATCCTTGTTCTTGAAGATCTTCTTTACCTTTCCTGTCTTTCCCTTGTCCTTTCCTGCAAGGACAATCACAGTATCGTCTTTATGAATTTTCCTGGTTTTCATAGTAAATCCTATAAAACCTCAGGCGCCAGGGACACGATCTTCATGAAATTTTTGGCTCTCAATTCTCTGGCCACGGGGCCGAAAATACGTGTTCCTACTGGGTCAAGGTTCTTGCTGAGTATGACAGCGGAGTTATTGTCGAACCGGATATAAGAACCATCGGGACGACCGATTTCCTTCTTGGTCCGGACAATGACAGCCTTCATGACATCGCCTTTTTTGACTTTGGAGTGGGGCATCGCTTCCTTGACGGAAACGACAATGAGATCACCGACACTGGCATAGCGGCGATGGCTCCCTCCAAGAACCTTGATACAGCAGACCTTCTTTGCACCTGAATTATCAGCTACATCAAGAGTTGATTGTACTTGTATCATCCTTATCCCCTAAAGAGCCTTTTCAATAATTTTCGTAAGATGCCAACGCTTATTGGCACTCAGAGGTCTGTGTTCTACAATCTGGACCTTGTCACCGACCCGGCATTCATTCTTCGGATCGTGGGCCATGAACTTTTTCCTGCGACGGATGTATTTTTTCAAGACAGGATGCTTGATGAGTGTCTCAACTCTGACGACAATGGTCTTATCGTTCTTGTCGCTCACGACAAAGCCCGTCATGCGTCTCTTGTTGGCCTTCTGTTCGCTTGTAGCCATGTTCTAGTTCTCCATCTCTTTTTCGCCAAGGACACCCAGAATACGGGCGATGTTTTTCTTGACCTTGGAAATACGCTGCGTGTTTTCGAGCTGGGCAGTGGCATGTTGAAAGCGAAGATTCATCAACTCCTGACGATACTCCGTCAACTTCTCATGAAGCTTGTCGACATCGAATGTTCTCATTTCGGAAGCTTTCATATCAGGACTCCTTAACAACGATTTGGGTCTTGAATGGCAGCTTGTAAGACGCCAACTTCAGTGCACGTTTGGCCAACTCGATATCGACCCCCTTGATCTCGTACAAAACCTTGCCTCGGCGAACCGGAGCACACCATCCGCACGGCGCTCCCTTACCCTTTCCCTGACGGGTTTCAGCGGGCTTGGAGGTAATGGGTTTGTCAGGAAACACGCGAATAAAGACCTTTCCGCCCCTTTTGATATGACGCATCATGGCAACACGAGCGGATTCGATCTGCTGGTTGGTCAGTTTGCCACTTTCAAGAGCCTTCAGGCCAACCTCGCCAAAGGAAACAAGATTCCCACGGGATGCCTGTCCCTTGATCCTGCCTTTTTGCTGCTTTCTGAATTTAACTTTCTTTGGACTCAGCATTATCGACGACCCTCATCTAAAATATCACCCTTGTAGATCCACACCTTGACGCCGATAACTCCATAAGTAGTTGCGGCCTGAGCGAATCCGTAATCGATATCGGCACGCAACGTATGCAGGGGAACGCGACCTTCTCGCTGCCATTCGGTTCTGGCGATTTCAGCACCGCCCAACCGGCCGGAGCAGGAAACCTTGATTCCCTGGGCACCGAACTTTTCGGCAATGGTGATGGTTCGCTTGGTCGCCCTACGAAAGGCAACCCGACGTTCGAGCTGCATGGCGATGTTTTCAGCCACAAGTTGGGCATCAACTTCAGGTCGGCGAATTTCGTTGACTTCGATCAAAAATTCACCTGAAAATTTGTTTCTAAGATCAGCACGAAGCTTTTCAATCTCAACACCCTTCCGCCCGATAACAATGCCCGGCCTGGCAGTAAAAAGAATCAACCGGACCTTGTCAGCTGCGCGTTCAATTTCAATCTTCGAAATTCCGGCGTGATAGAGCTTTTTCTTGATATAGCTCCTCAGCTTCTTGTCCTCATGCACAAATTTGGGATACTCTTTGGTTGCAAACCAGCGTGAAAGCCAGTTTTTGTTGTATCCTAAACGGAATCCATATGGATGTATCTTCTGACCCAAGGCAATGTCCTCCTATAGCTCATCAACAATTACGGTAACATGGCTTGTACGCTTGAAAATGCGATAAGCTCGGCCCATTGCCCTTGGCTGAATCCTCTTCCAAGTGGGTCCTTCGTTTACCATGACCCGCTTGACAAAAAGATTATCAACATCCAGCCCTGTATTGGCTTCAGCATTAGCAATAGCAGAATCCAATACCTTCAAAATTACCTTTGCGGCTTTCTTGGGTGTAAACTTGAGGATGTTGATGGCATCCTCCACAGTTTTCCCGCTGATATTTCTTGCGACAAGCCGGGTCTTCTGCGCTGAAATCCGCATATATTTGGCGGTTGCTTTCACTTCCATGGACTACTTTCCTTTTACCTGGCTTTTTTTGTCACCGGCATGTCCCCGAAACGTCCGCGTGGGAGAAAATTCACCCAGCTTGTGGCCAACCATGTTTTCGGTAACAAAGACGGGAACAAATTGTTTGCCGTTGTGCACAGCGAAGGTCATCCCGACCATTTCCGGGATAATGGTCGATCGCCGCGACCAGGTCTTTATCACCTGACGACTGTTATCCCTGACGGCCCGATCAACCTTGGCCAGCAAATGATCGTCAACAAAAAAACCTTTTTTCAATGATCTTGGCATGTTATCTCCTACTTCCGGCCACGGCGTTTAACGATCAAACGCGAGGATTGCTTCTTGGGGTTCCTGGTCTTGTATCCCTTGGTAGGCTTACCCCAGGGAGTGACAGGATGACGACCACCGGAACTGCGGCCCTCACCACCACCAAGCGGATGATCAATGGGGTTCATGGCAACGCCGCGTACTTCAGGACGCTTGCCTTTCCAACGATTACGACCGGCCTTACCGATACTGATGTTTTCATAGTCAAGGTTGCCGACCTGGCCGATAGTGGCCATGTTTGCCGCCAGGACCCTGCGAACCTCACCCGAAGGAAGCCGCAACAAGGCATACTTGCCTTCCTTGGCCACCAGCTGGGCATAGGTTCCGGCCGATCGGGCCATCTGCCCACCCTTGCCGGGATACAGTTCGATGTTGTGAACGATGGTTCCCTGGGGAATCTTGGCCAAAGGCAAGGCATTCCCTGTGGTAATATCGGCCTTTTCACCAGCAATGACCGTATCGCCCACCTTCATCCCGTTGGCGGCAAGAATATAGCGCTTTTCGCCATCGGCATAATGGAGCAGGGCAATGCGGGCACTTCGGTTGGGATCGTACTCGATGGTAGCGACCTTGGCGGGGATATCAAGCTTCTGTCTCTTGAAATCGATCATGCGATAACGACGCTTGTTGCCGCCGCCACGACGCCGCGAGGTAACCCGTCCATAGTTGTTGCGGCCACCTGTTGTGGAAATCCCTCGAGTAAGCGACCTTTCAGGTTGCGACCGAGTGATCTCTTCAAAGGTAGATACCGTCTGTGCTCTCCTACCTGGTGAGGTAGGTTTCAATTTGCGTACAGCCATTCCTACACCCCTTCAAAAAAATCTATTTTATCACCTGGCGACAGGTTGACATAGGCCTTTTTGCAACCTGGAATCCTGCCGACGGCACGACCCATCTTCTTTCTGACCCTGGGTCTGTACTTGACAACATTGACCGACTGCACAGTGACGTTGAAAAGTTCCTCGATCGCCTTGGAAATGTCATGCTTGGATGCCCGAGGATGCACGTAAAAAGCGATCTTTTCATCCTGTTCTTTCATCAGGGTGGTTTTTTCGGAGAGCAGCGGTTTGATAAGAACCTGTGTATTTTCCATCTTACTGTAACCTCTCCTGAAGCTTTTCAACGGCACCCTGCTCCATCACGAGCTGAGGATGCCGTAATATATCATAAACATTCAATGCATCCTGGGTCGTAACCTGGACACCGGGAACATTGCGGGCTGAAAGGGTAAGGTTTTTATACTCTTCGGGGACAACAATCAAGACTTTTTTCAGGCCCAGTCGCTCGCGCAATCCCACAAAGGCTTTGGTCTTGATTTCATTGAGATCCAGCTTGTCAACAATGAGCATGTCATCCTGAACAAAACGGGAGGTCAACGCCATTTTCAGGGCCAACCGCCGGATCTTCTTGTTCACCTTGAACGAGTAATCCCTTGCCTGGGGACCGTGAACCACGGCACCACCCTTCCACAAGGGTGAACGAACCGAGCCGGCACGAGCACGTCCCGTCCCCTTCTGCCGCCAGGGTTTCTTTCCTCCCCCACGGATCAGGGCACGGTTTTTCACACCAACGGTTCCTGCACGCCTTGCATTCCGAAAGGCCCGCACAACAAAGTGCAGGATTTCCGGCTTTACCTCAACAGAAAAAATATCATCGGTCAGATCCATCTCGCCGACGACATTCTTTTCCTGGTTGTATATTTTTGCCATTGCCATAGCAGTTCTCCTTAACTCCTCTTGCGAAGAAGGACGACGCCCTTCTTCGGACCGGGTACCTGCCCCCGGATGATCACCAGGTTATCCTCGGGTCTGACATCAACAACCTCGAGGTTGAGAGAGGTCACATTCTTGTTACCCATCTGCCCGGCCATCTTTTTGCCCTTGAAAACCTTCCCGGGGTAGGCGCACTGACCAATACCACCTGTTGCCCGGTGGACCTTTTCATGACCATGGGATGCAGGAGCTCCGCCAAAATTCCAACGTTTCATGGGACCGGCAAATCCGTGGCCCTTGGATGTTCCACGCACGTCAATCCGTTCCCCGGGAGAAAAAATATCCGCGGTGATAGTTTGACCGACCTCGTAACTATCGACATCTTCGGTTCGAAACTCGTTGAGATATCGATAGAAACCGCAGTCAGCCTTGAGCTGATGCCCCCGTTTCGGCTTGTTCAGCCTGTGGGAGGCAATGGGCTCGAACCCAACCTGGATGGCATTGTATCCATCCTTTTCTTCAACCTTTTTCTGGATCACCGGGCAGGGACCGACCTCGATGACGGTTGCGGGAACCACTGTCCCGTCATCCGCAAAGATGCGTGTCATACCCAGTTTTTTTCCGATAAGGCCCAATGTTTTTTTCATGGCTTGCTCTCTTTTCGCGACTAAAGCTTGATTTCGACATCGACGCCGGCAGGCAGATTGAGTTTGCCAAGGGCATCAACGGTCTGCTGTGTTGGTTCGAGGACATCAAGAAGCCGTTTGTGGATTCTGATTTCAAACTGTTCGCGAGATTTCTTGTCCACATGCACGGAGCGCTGAATCGTGGTCTTGTGAATTCTGGTCGGCAAGGGAATGGGGCCTGCGATGCTGGCACCGGTATTCTTGGCCGAGTCAACAATCTCAGCTACGGCTTTATCTAAGATACGATAATCATACGCCCTTAGTTTGATTCTAATTTTATCGCTATTCATGACAGTTTTCCTAAATGTTGCGAATAAACCGGTTTGGCCTTGTGGGCGCACGCGGGTCCCATCCCCCGTGCTCTTCACGATGCTCCTAGATCTTTTTCAAAAGCTCTTCAGCAACAGAAGACGGTACTTTTTCATAATGATCGAACAGCATGGAATATGTGGCACGCCCCTGGGTCTTGGACCGAAGATCCGTGGCATATCCGAACATGTTGCTCAAGGGGATGTAGGCACGAATGATCTGCGTTCCCATGCGGGCTTCCATGTTGCTCACCTTGCCGCGGCGTCCGTTCACATCACCCATGACGTCTCCGAGATATTCTTCGGGAGTAAGGATCTCCACGAACATAATCGGCTCCAGGATGACGCCTCCGGCCTTTCTGCAGGCTTCCTTGATGGCCATGGAACCGGCAATGTAAAATGCCTGCTCGGAAGAATCCACATCATGGTAGGATCCGTACACAAGACGGACCTTGATATCGACCACAGGGAATCCCGCAAGCACACCACTGGTCAGTGCATTCTGGATACCCTTGTCCACGGCGGGAATATATTCCTTGGGAATGACGCCACCGACAATCTTGTTTTCGAACTCGTAGCCCTTACCGGGCTCCTGGGGTTCGACCTCGATGACCACGTGCCCGTACTGACCACGACCACCCGACTGCTTGGCGTACTTGAGATCTTCCTTGACCGCTTTGGTTATGGTTTCCCGATAGGCAACCTGAGGCTGGCCCACATTGGCGTCCACCCCGAACTCGCGGGTGAGGCGATCAACAATGATCTCAAGGTGCAGCTCGCCCATGCCGGCAATAAGGGTCTGTCCGGTTTCATCATTGCTTTTCACCCTGAAGGAAGGATCTTCCTTGGCCAGCTTCTGCAGGGCCTGGCTCAGGGAATCGCGGTCGGACTTGGTCTTGGGCTCAATGGCAACCTCGATGACCGGATCAGGGAAATCAATGGACTCGAGAAGCACAGGACGTTCCTGTGCGCACAAGGTCTCACCGGTGGCGGTATATTTCAGACCGACAGCCGCAACAATGTCCCCGGCGTAGGCTTCCTTGATCTCCTCACGCTTGTTGGCGTGCATCTTGAGCAATCGACCGATACGCTCCTTCTTGCCGGATGCGGCGTTGAGCACCGTTGTACCGGCAACGATCTTGCCGGAATAAATGCGCAAAAAGGTCAGATGCCCGATAAAGGGATCGGCCATGAGCTTGAAGGCCAGCGCTCCCAGAGGAGCATCGTCCTCGCAGGGACATTCGATCTGCTCTTCGGAATCCGGGGCATGACCGACCATAACCGGAATGTCCACGGGCGAAGGAAGATAGGACACAATGGCGTCAAGCAGGGGCTGAACGCCCTTGTTCTTGAAGGCGGATCCACAAAGAACAGGACAGATGCTCAGATTGATCGTTTCCTTGCGTACCGCCTCCCCAAGTTCCTCGGGGCTGATCTCTTCACCTTCAAGATAGCGGTCAAGCAAGGTCTCGTCTTCCTCAGCCACGGCCTCGATCAGCGACTGACGCCACTGCTCGGCCTCATCCTTCAATTCTTCGGGGATGGGGACAAATTCGTAGTTCTTTCCCATGGACTGCTCGTCAAAAATCAGGGCCTTGCCATGGATGAGATCCACAACGCCCTCAAAAGCTTCTTCGCTGCCAATGGGAATCTGCAAAGGAACCGGCTTGGCCTTGAGACGTGAGGAGATCATCCCCACAACCCGAAAAAAATCGGCTCCTGACCGGTCCATCTTATTGACAAAAGCAATACGGGGAACCTTGTACCGATCGGCCTGGCGCCATACGGTTTCGGACTG
The window above is part of the Desulfoplanes formicivorans genome. Proteins encoded here:
- the rplP gene encoding 50S ribosomal protein L16 encodes the protein MLSPKKVKFRKQQKGRIKGQASRGNLVSFGEVGLKALESGKLTNQQIESARVAMMRHIKRGGKVFIRVFPDKPITSKPAETRQGKGKGAPCGWCAPVRRGKVLYEIKGVDIELAKRALKLASYKLPFKTQIVVKES
- the rpmD gene encoding 50S ribosomal protein L30 translates to MIKVRLVKSIIGCNPRQRKTVRALGLGKIDSTNELPDNSCTLGMIKRVRHLVEVVK
- the rplX gene encoding 50S ribosomal protein L24; translation: MKTRKIHKDDTVIVLAGKDKGKTGKVKKIFKNKDLLLVENVNMVKRHVKPNPYKNEQGGIVDKEAPLHVSNVQLICESCTKPTRVGYKIADGGKKVRYCKKCNEVMS
- the rpsE gene encoding 30S ribosomal protein S5, producing MQPTESEFIEKVVYLNRVAKVVKGGRRFSFSALVVVGDGNGSVGYGLGKANQVPDAIKKASDRAKRAMKKISLIEGTIPYQTTGIFGAGRVLLKPASKGTGIIAGGPVRAIMEAVGVHDILTKAIGTNNPHNVLRATFAGLEGLRGAEEVSNIRGKKITITRK
- the rplD gene encoding 50S ribosomal protein L4 produces the protein MAMAKIYNQEKNVVGEMDLTDDIFSVEVKPEILHFVVRAFRNARRAGTVGVKNRALIRGGGKKPWRQKGTGRARAGSVRSPLWKGGAVVHGPQARDYSFKVNKKIRRLALKMALTSRFVQDDMLIVDKLDLNEIKTKAFVGLRERLGLKKVLIVVPEEYKNLTLSARNVPGVQVTTQDALNVYDILRHPQLVMEQGAVEKLQERLQ
- the rplN gene encoding 50S ribosomal protein L14 — translated: MIQVQSTLDVADNSGAKKVCCIKVLGGSHRRYASVGDLIVVSVKEAMPHSKVKKGDVMKAVIVRTKKEIGRPDGSYIRFDNNSAVILSKNLDPVGTRIFGPVARELRAKNFMKIVSLAPEVL
- the rplR gene encoding 50S ribosomal protein L18; translation: MKSSKRQARLKRKIRIRKKIFGTAERPRLVVFRSNKHIYAQLINDDAGTTLVSSSSLAMDEFKNGSANIETAKVIGKRIAEEALKQDISAVVFDRNGYVFHGKVKAFADSAREAGLKF
- the rpmC gene encoding 50S ribosomal protein L29 encodes the protein MKASEMRTFDVDKLHEKLTEYRQELMNLRFQHATAQLENTQRISKVKKNIARILGVLGEKEMEN
- the rpsH gene encoding 30S ribosomal protein S8; this translates as MSVVDPIADILTRIRNAQMALHETVSAPLSKTKAAMVAIFKDEGYVQDYEITDNSIDIRLKYHEGRPAFSGLKRISKPGRRVYVGKADIPAVQNGLGICILSTSQGIMEGGKAKELGIGGELLCEIW
- the rplE gene encoding 50S ribosomal protein L5, with the translated sequence MTRLSEIYTTKVAPELKKEFNYSSTMQVPGLKFVSLNMGLGEGSQDNKLIQDAAKELSLIAGQKAVVTRAKKSIAAFKLREGQPIGCCVTLRRERMWYFLDKLLNVALPRVRDFRGIPDKGFDGRGNFTLGIKDHTIFPEINMDDVDRVKGMNITIVTSATTDKEGKRLLDLLGMPFKK
- the rpsJ gene encoding 30S ribosomal protein S10, which codes for MNSDKIRIKLRAYDYRILDKAVAEIVDSAKNTGASIAGPIPLPTRIHKTTIQRSVHVDKKSREQFEIRIHKRLLDVLEPTQQTVDALGKLNLPAGVDVEIKL
- the rpsC gene encoding 30S ribosomal protein S3, which codes for MGQKIHPYGFRLGYNKNWLSRWFATKEYPKFVHEDKKLRSYIKKKLYHAGISKIEIERAADKVRLILFTARPGIVIGRKGVEIEKLRADLRNKFSGEFLIEVNEIRRPEVDAQLVAENIAMQLERRVAFRRATKRTITIAEKFGAQGIKVSCSGRLGGAEIARTEWQREGRVPLHTLRADIDYGFAQAATTYGVIGVKVWIYKGDILDEGRR
- the rplO gene encoding 50S ribosomal protein L15, with the translated sequence MNLHELYPYPEQRAQRKRVGRGSATGQGCTSGKGNKGQNARSGGGVRPGFEGGQMPLQRRLPKRGFKNPFRVKYQTINLYQISRHFPEATELTLDDLYTCSCCNKNAPIKILADGELSGPVTITAHAFSKKAAEKITQAGGKATALEG
- the rplW gene encoding 50S ribosomal protein L23, whose protein sequence is MENTQVLIKPLLSEKTTLMKEQDEKIAFYVHPRASKHDISKAIEELFNVTVQSVNVVKYRPRVRKKMGRAVGRIPGCKKAYVNLSPGDKIDFFEGV
- the rplC gene encoding 50S ribosomal protein L3, with translation MKKTLGLIGKKLGMTRIFADDGTVVPATVIEVGPCPVIQKKVEEKDGYNAIQVGFEPIASHRLNKPKRGHQLKADCGFYRYLNEFRTEDVDSYEVGQTITADIFSPGERIDVRGTSKGHGFAGPMKRWNFGGAPASHGHEKVHRATGGIGQCAYPGKVFKGKKMAGQMGNKNVTSLNLEVVDVRPEDNLVIIRGQVPGPKKGVVLLRKRS
- a CDS encoding type Z 30S ribosomal protein S14, which gives rise to MAKTSLRVKAKRKPKFSTRKYNRCPLCGRPRAYMRKYGICRICFRNMALAGELPGVRKSSW
- the rpsS gene encoding 30S ribosomal protein S19, translating into MPRSLKKGFFVDDHLLAKVDRAVRDNSRQVIKTWSRRSTIIPEMVGMTFAVHNGKQFVPVFVTENMVGHKLGEFSPTRTFRGHAGDKKSQVKGK
- the rplF gene encoding 50S ribosomal protein L6, which produces MSRIGRKPIDVPKDVDLNVKEHLVEVKGPKGTLTVDLHEKIHAELVDGSVTLSRDDDEKTSKCHHGLCRSLIHNAIEGVSKGFVKELELVGVGYKVNLKGSDLELNVGYSHPVHFTLPQGVDGKVEGNKISLSGCDKQLVGETAAQIRRVRPPEPYKGKGIKYVNEQIRRKAGKSGAK
- the rpsQ gene encoding 30S ribosomal protein S17, whose amino-acid sequence is MATSEQKANKRRMTGFVVSDKNDKTIVVRVETLIKHPVLKKYIRRRKKFMAHDPKNECRVGDKVQIVEHRPLSANKRWHLTKIIEKAL
- the rplV gene encoding 50S ribosomal protein L22 translates to MEVKATAKYMRISAQKTRLVARNISGKTVEDAINILKFTPKKAAKVILKVLDSAIANAEANTGLDVDNLFVKRVMVNEGPTWKRIQPRAMGRAYRIFKRTSHVTVIVDEL
- the rplB gene encoding 50S ribosomal protein L2 → MAVRKLKPTSPGRRAQTVSTFEEITRSQPERSLTRGISTTGGRNNYGRVTSRRRGGGNKRRYRMIDFKRQKLDIPAKVATIEYDPNRSARIALLHYADGEKRYILAANGMKVGDTVIAGEKADITTGNALPLAKIPQGTIVHNIELYPGKGGQMARSAGTYAQLVAKEGKYALLRLPSGEVRRVLAANMATIGQVGNLDYENISIGKAGRNRWKGKRPEVRGVAMNPIDHPLGGGEGRSSGGRHPVTPWGKPTKGYKTRNPKKQSSRLIVKRRGRK